The DNA region GCTCAACTCGACCCGCCCGGTCGGTGGCGAGGCGGGGTCGTAGCCCTCGACCACGGCGGGCCGTCGTCCCGAAGTTGTCCTGTGACAACCCAGAGTACATGTCAGTTCGCTCGGACCCAACCGAGTATGAGGGGTCTCGAAATAGCACTGGCCACAGCGTCGGGTGGTGGTTCCGGCGGGAGTCGCATGTTACTGCTGACGACCGCGATCGGCCTCGGAGTCACCGCCGGTATCCTGCTACTCAGCTATCGATTCGGGTGGCACGATCGGCCCGACACGTCGTTCGAGTCGCACGGCGACGAGCGAACGGACACACAGCGAGCAGCCGGGGTGATGTACGAGTCGTCGGTGGCCGAATCCGAGACGGAGTCGGTCGACCACGACGCGTTCGACCCCGTCGGGACGGCGACGTTGCTGGCGCTCTACTTCGCCGTCGTCTCCCTGACCTGGCTGTTCATGTACTTCGTCGAGTTCCTCGACAACGGACCAACGGTGATCGGGTGACTATGCACGTCCACAGATTCGAACGCATCTGGCTGGTGGGATCGCTGCTGTTGATCGCTCTGTTCGTCGCGACGGTGACCTACGGGGCCGTCGGCGCTGGCTACGGGATGGTCGACGCCGAGGGTGGACAGGTCGACGGGACCAACCCTACTGCGAGCGAGAACTTCCGCGAACCCGGCGTCTACAACGGGAGCGAAGACGGTCACTACGACGTCTACGTGCGGACACAGCGGTTCCTGTTCGTCCCCGGAACGAACGAACCCATCCGCGTACCGGCCAACAGTACCGTGACCTTCCACGTGACCAGCAGCGACGTCCTCCACGGCTTCGAGGTCGTCGGCACGAACATCAACACGATGACCGTTCCGGGACAGAAGGCGACGGTCACGGCCGAGTTCGACGAGCCGGCCGAGTACGGTATCGTCTGTAACGAGTACTGTGGTAGCGGCCACCACACGATGGAGGGATCACTGCAAGTGGTCCCACCCTCGGAGTTCAACGAGACGAGTGAGGTGCAGTAACGATGGCACACGCACACGACGACCCGACCAGCGAGAACCGAGCACAATCTGAGCTGACTGCCGGCAACCGAGTTGCCTTCGTCGACCAGTATCCCACCGCGGCACGCGTGACGCGACTGTGCTTTGGCGTCTCGTTTACCGCTCTGTTGATCGGTGCGGTGCTCGGGATCGTCCAGGCGCTGCACCGGACGAACGTCTTCCGGGGCGTGATCAGCTCGGTCGACTACTACACGGTGCTGACCGGCCACGGCGTCTTGCTCGCGCTGTTCTTTACGATCTTCTTCCTCTCTGGGGTCTTCTCCTGGGGCGTCGCCCGGAGTCTCGGCCGCGACCTCCTCTCGCGGCGCTTCTCGCTGTTCTGGTTCGGGCTCCAACTCGCCGGTGCCACCGCGGTCGCCCTGGCCATCTTCGGCGGCTTCGTCGGCGAGATTCCCTTCGAGGCAGACGTGCTCTACACCTTCTACGCACCCCTGCAGGCCCATCCGCTGTTCTACGCCGGACTGGCGGCGTGGCTCGTCGGCACGTGGCTCGCGGGTGCCGACTGGATCCGCCTGTACCTCCACTGGCGGCGTGACAACGGCGGTGAGCGGATCCCACTCCAGACGTTCATGGTGTTGACGACGACGCTGATGTGGTACATCGCCACCATCGGGGTCGCCGTCGAGGTGCTCGTGTTCCTCCTGCCGCTCTCGCTGGGGCTGATCGACAGCGTCGATCCGCTGCTCACTCGGACGCTGTTCTGGTACTTCGGCCACCCGGTCGTCTACTTCTGGCTCATGCCGGCGTACTTCGCGTGGTACACGATCCTGCCCAAGCTCGCCGGTGGCCGACTGTTCAGCGATCCGCTCGCGCGCGTCGTGTTCGTCCTCTTCTTGATCCTCTCGACGCCCGTCGGGTTCCACCACCAGTACGCGGACCCCGGGATCGCGGAAGGATTCAAGTTCGTCGCGATGACCAACACGATGTTCCTGTTGCTTCCGAGCTTCCTCACCGCGTTTACCGCCGTCGCGAGCATCGAGTACGGCGCGCGACAGCGCGGCGGGAAGGGCTACCTTCGCTGGATGACCGCCCTGCCGTGGTCGAATCCGGCCTTCGCCGGGTGTGCGCTCGCTGGCCTGATGTTCGCCGCGGGCGGGTTCTCTGGGATCGTCAACGCGGGCATGAACATCAACTCGCTGATCCACAACACGCTGTGGGTGCCGGGCCACTTCCACCTCACTGTCGGGACGGCCAGCGCGCTGACGATGATGGCGATCAGCTACTGGCTGTACCCACAGGTCACGGGCAAGCGCCTCCAGTTCTACGGCCTCGCACAGATCCAGCCCTACGTCTGGTTCATCGGGATGGCCCTGATGTCGAACGCGATGCACCGGGCGGGACTGGCCGGCGTCCCGCGCCGGACCGCCGAGCCACAGTACCAGCAGTTCTCTTTCGATGCGGTCTTCGGATCGGTCCCGGAGATGCGACTGCAGATCGCGGCCGGCGCTCTGCTGCTGACGATCGGTGCCCTGCTGTTCGTCACCGTGATGGTGGGCACCTGGCTCGCAGAGCGTGGCCGCGGACGGCTCCGCGTCGACAGTCACCTCCCCGAACCGATCTCCGGGGTCTCGGACAGCCCGCGCGTGCTGGACAACATGAAACTGTGGGTCGTCGTGGCCGTCGTGCTCGTGGCCATCGCCTACGGCTTCCCGATCTACTCGATGCTGGCAGACGGGGCCTTCAATCCGGCTGTTCCGCCGGTCCCCGTCTGATCTGGGACCCTCTCGGCCGATCCGCCGTCACGTCGACGAGAGGAAGGCGTCGACCAGTTCCGCCTCGGCTCGCCTGAGTCGGTACGAGACGGTCGAGCGGGGCTCGTCGAGGCGCGACGCGACCGCTTCCAGCGTCGTTTCCCGCGGCGTCTCGTAGTACCCCATCTCCGCTGCGAGTTCGAGCACACGGCGCTGTTCGGGGCGCAGCGACAGCGAAGCCAGCGGGTCCGTCGGGGGCGTCGTGACCGTTTCGAGGTGTTCGAACCGGAAGGTAATCTCCTCTCTGAGCTTCCCGCTGATCGTGTCGTAGAGCAGTCCGACCCGCTCGTCGGTCTGCATCAGGACGCGCCAGCGCTCCTCCGACCCTCGGCGCGTGACTTCGATGAGGACCGCACCCGGCAGATAGCGGTTCGCGACCAGCGAGACGGAGTCACAGCTGCTCGCGTCGACGACGTGTGTGTACACCGTCGCGTGGCCGGCAGAGGTCGCGAGCACCTCGCTGTGGCGATCGCCGCCACAGCGCCTGTCGCTGATCGAGAACCCGCCGTACTCGTCGCTCGTGAGCAGCCCGGCCGCTCGTTCGACGGACTCCGAGCCGCCGCTGAGACGATCGAGCCGCCAGAACTCGCTGTCGGTCATCGGACAGATCAGCGTCGTCGCGTGCATCTCGGGAGCGTCGATGAACACGTCCATCACGGCGTCGGCCCCCTCCGCGTAGTTCAGCGTGAAGACGAACTCCCGCATCTAGCTGCACTGATTCCCCAAGGGGCCAGTCTCTTTCGGTCTCTCTGTCGACGGGTGGTTGTCCTGAGCCAACGGAGGATTCACGTAGTCGAGTCCCCGACGGTGAGGTATGAGCGATACGGGCACTGGTGAACAGTCGATGCCGTGGTTTCTCAAGACGATTATCCTCGTTGCGATCCTCGTAGTGCTTTTCATCGTCGCCATCGACCTGCTGACCTTCGCGGGCGCGCTGTAACGGCGGGCCGGGGTGGCCGCGTGCCGGCGTTTCCGTCGTCGTCGTCGTCCGCGTCACTCACGGCATCGTCAGTTGCAGTCGGCTCCAGTACCGAGAGCCGGTGATGAGCGACGGAGCCGGGTCGGCCAGCTGTCCACGTCGGCGTGTGGACGCTTGGAGCCGCCCGGACGCCGTCCCCAGCGACGGTTTTCTGGCTCGGAAAAACGGCGTCCGGGGTTATGTCGTCGGGCGTCCTCTGCCCATCCATGGGTGTCCTCCAAGCACTCCAACGTACGCCCGGCGCACTCAAGCGTGCCCCCGGGCTGTTGGTCCCCCAACTGATCGTGTTCGTCCTGTTGCTTCCCCAGCTGCTGTTGCAGTCGGCAGCGCCGCTCCTCTCCTCGCTGGTCTCGCTGGGCGTCTCCGGCATCTTCCTCGTCGTGACGCCCTTCATCCAGGGCGGGATGTTCGGCATGGCCGACGAGGCACTGCGAGGCCGTAGTTCGCTGTCGCGGTTCTTCGCCGACGGGAAGTCGAACTACGTGCAGTTGCTGATCGCCTACGTCCTCCTACTGGTCGTCAACGGCGTGCTCGGCGTCGTCGCCGTATTCGCTGGCGTCGGCGCGTTGCTGGGCCACGACACCACCGGACTGGTGCTCCTCGCCGTCGTCGCCGTCGTCGGCCTCCTGTACCTCCTCGTGACGTTCTTCGTCCAGTTCTACGGACAAGCCATCGTCGTCGACGGGGAGTCCGCGATCGCTGCGTTCGCACGGAGCTACCGCGTCGTCCGGGCGAACCTGCTCGGAACGATCGGCTATCTGGTGGTCGCGGTGCTCGTCGGCGGCGTGGCGGGCGGGCTCTATGGAGGCCTGTCGGTGCTGGCGACGCCAGAAGTCGCGGCGTACGGCCTGCCGGCGCTCTCGACCCCGCTGCTCGTCGTCGTCGGCCTCCTGGTAGCGGTCGTCGGGAGCGTCGTCTCGGCGTTCTCGCTGACGTTCTCCGTCGGGGTCTACGACGAGTTCACCGCCTGATACTGCCGGCAGTGACGCCGTCGCGGGTCTGCCACTTCGAGTGGTCATCCGCTCCTCGGGCAGATCCACGCAGAGGTACAGTCTCCTTCTGACAGCAAAGCTACCGCTCCGGATAACTGCCCCCTGACAGCGTTCGAATCTGTGACAGCCATCGTGTCGGCTCTCCACGCCGCCGAGTCAGGTACGGCGGTACAGAGAGTAGAGGATGGTGACGAGGCCGACGACCTCGATCGTCCTGGTGAGAATCGGGACGTAGTAGCTGTAGACGATCGGCCCGAAGCCGAGGACAGTCCCGGCGGACGTGACGACCAACGAGACAACGAAGGGGACGACCGTGAGCAAGACCAGTCCGACCGCGAGCAACAGCATCGGCTGGCTGTCGTTGCGGCGGTACCCGCGATACGCCTGGAACACGATCGCGAAGCTGAGCACCAGGCCAAGCAGCGTCACCGCCAGTAACGCGAGGTAGTGTACGTACAGTCCCGTGCTGCCGGTTTGTATCATGTTAGATCCCCTCCCAGAGGTTGGTAAAGCGGTCTGCGGGGTCCTCTGGTTCGCCCGCGTCGATCGTCACCGAAAGCTCTCCCTCGTCGAGCTCGACGGTGAGTCGATCGAGACACGCCTCGAAGACACTGTAGTGGTGGCCGTTCTGTCGCACTTTCGTCTGTTCGACGAGCAGGTCACACTCGACGAGCCGTTCGGTCCGCCGGTAGATCGTCGGCAAGGACGCGTCACATCGGTCGCTCAACGCTTTAGCTGACATCGGTTCGACACTCGTCTGAGTAAGGATCTCCCGTGCGTACTCGTCGTCGAGGAGTGCGAAGATATCCTCGTCGGCGGGACCCTCACTCACGGTCGGCCCTTCTGGACGGACCAAGTAATAGCTACCACTTCTTTTCCGGGTCGGAAAATCGGGTGGTGTTCATACCGCCGGCTGTACGTCTGTAAAGCCATCGCCACGCTGAACGGGGCTGTGTCGGATACGCTCCCGTCGGTCGACTTCTCGGGCACAGAGACACTCCGTAGAATTGAACTCAGCGGGTGACAAATCCCGCAGCATGGCCCTCCACGTTCGACAGACGATTGCCGGTGGTCTCGCACGCGCGCTCTCGCGAAACGGCGCTCTCCTCGTGGCGACGTTCTTCGCTGCGAGCCTCCTCCAGGGCGCGTTCATGTGGGTGCTGGCGACGACGTACATTCCCCTCGGCACGAGCGGAGCGATGACACCGGCCGGCGCGCCGGCACCCGGGACGGCGCTCCCAGCGTTGGCGTCGGCGGGCGCTGCGCTGCTGGGTGGACTCACCGGCGGGATACTCACAGTCCCCATCCAGGTCGTCGCCGTTCGTGCGCTCGTCGACGACGGGCGCGACCACATCCCCGAACAGCTGGTCTTTCGGTCCCTCGGCTGGGCGACGCTGCGGCTGTTCGTCGCCTCCCTGTTGAAGATGGCTGTCATGTTCGTTCTGACGATGCTCAGTGTGATCGCCGTCTTTTTGGCGGCGATCGGGGTTTTCCTGGTGCTACCGGAATCACTACAGACGACACTCCTCGGTGCGTGGTACGCGCCGCTGCTCCTGGTCCCAGCCTTCCTGCTGGCCGCCCTTCCGGTCGCTGTCGTCGTCGTGGTGTTCGCCTTCGTCGAGCACGAAATCGTCGTCCGGGACGCGTCAGTCCCGTCGGCGTTCGTTCGGAGCTGGCGCGTCGGCGCTGGCAACCGACTGCGACTGGGGCTCGCACTCGTCGTCCCCTACGCGGTGAACATGGTCTTCAGCCTGCTCTTCGGACAGCTCACGCCCAATGTGACGTTCCAGTCGCCGATGTTCCTGGCCAGCCAGGCGATTTTCTCGCTGGAGTCTGCGGTGGTCTCGATCGTCGTCCTCGGCATCACCGCTCAGGCGTGGGTCCAGTTGACCGGTGTCGACGGCCCGCTCGAAGCCTACTGGAACGCGAGCGACGGGGAATCGAGTCCGGCTCCAGACGGCGCGGCGACAGACGCGATCGAGTGAAGGCGGCTCCGTTCTCGACGGTATCCGAGGAATTTCGGCAACGTCTCGATCCCTACGACACTGAGACATCGAAACGAGCGCCCGACGACCGTGATCGACTTCTCGGATAGGTTTTCACAGCTGCTACAATATTGCCGCCGGATGCAGTCGACCTTCTCCGACAGCTATCACGCTGTATTGTCGTACCGTCGAAATGTCGCTGCCGTCTCGTTCGGTTGTGTGGAAAAAGCGGCCAACACCGTCGCGCTTCCCGGCGGCACCTCGTTCGTCGTCGCCGTTCTCGCTCACCGCGCTGGGACGACGACGCCGAAAGAGTTTTTCTGAGTGGGCCCAATATTCCACATGAATGACGCTCCCTATCGACCCGACACAGATCGATCCCGACGACATCGGCGAGGCCCAGACGACGCTGGAGATGGACCACGAAGACGCCGTCGAACACGTCCGCGAGGTGTTCACGGCTGCGGGCTTCGGCGTTCCGGTCGAGTTCTCGCCGTCGGAGATGCTCAACGAGAAGGTCGACGCGGACCGGGACCCCTACTACGTCCTCGGTGCCTGCAACCCGGCCGTCGCGGATCGAGCGCTCGACGCGACCGACAACCGACTGGGCGCGCTCATGCCGTGCAACGTCGTCGTCTGGGAGGAAGCGCCCGGCCGACAGCGCGTCTACCACGTCTCGATCATGCGTCTCGCGCGCCTGGTCGGCATGGCTCCCGACGACGACGTGATGGCCGACATCGTCGCCGACACCGGGGAGATGGTCGACGAAGCCTTCGAGAACCTCTGAGATGGGATTTCACACTTTCGACGCCGCGCGGGCGGACAAGCTGGAGGACGCGGCCCGTCGGTACCGCGCTCTCTCTGCCGAGGAACTGCTCTGGGCGCTGTCGCTGGACGGCGACGACGTGATCGCAGACCTCGGCAGCGGGACCGGCTTCTACACCGACGACGCTGCCGTCATCGCCGACACGGTGTACGCCGTCGACGTACAGAGCGAGATGCACGACTACTACCGGGAGAAGGGTGTTCCAGACAACGTCGAACTGGTGACCAGCGGCGTCGCCGACCTCCCGCTGGCGACCGACGGTCTCGACGCGGCCTTCTCGACGATGACGTACCACGAATTCGCGGACGAGGCTGCCCTCACGGAGATCGCGCGGGTGCTGACCGACGGCGGGCGACTCGTCGTCGCCGACTGGGCGGCCAGTGGCAGCGGCGACGCCGGTCCGCCTCTCGACGAGCGCTTTACCGCGTCGCAGGCGACCGACGCACTCCGAGACGCCGGCTTCACCATCGAACACGAGGCCGTTCGCCCGGAGACGTTCCTCGTGATCGCCACGAGACAGTAGGCCGCCGTTCTTTCCAGTAGCTATTTTCGAACAGCCCAACACGTGCCCAGTGATGTCGCCTCCGTCCCGCCGCGATACCCTCCGACTCGCGGGTCTCGCCGGTGTGAGTGCCCTCGCTGGCTGTCGTTCGGTGACGCCGTGGCGCGGGCCGAACGAACAGCCGCCACGATCGGTCGGTACGTCCTGGTCGCCGTCGGCTGAGACGTGGCGCTTTCCCCACGGCGACCTTCGAAACACGGCGAGCACTCCTCACGGAGTACAGACCGCCCCGAGCGTCGCCTGGCAGGATTCTTTCGACGGCGGCCGCTTGACGACACCAATCGGTGCTGTCGTCGCTGCAACGCCGGAGCAGGTGATTACTGCACGGCGGTTCGATAGCGAGGTCCAACTGCACGCCGAAGACGCGACGGTCGGATACCCACTTCCCGCTCGCGCCGCGTTCGGTGTCGATGACTAGCGATCGACTCTTCGTCACCGGTCGACAGGGGTGTCGTGGCACTGACTGGTGATTTGGTGTGGAGTAAACACCATCCAATCTAACCCATACATATACTTACCTTATATGTGTGTATAATCGATAAGATACACTTTTCATGGCCATGTATATACGTATATTTCCTTATCTGCTTCTACTATCGCTACTTCCCGTGTGGTTCTGGCGGTTTACAGAGCAGTGTGACCGTCGGCCCACGGTCTCTGTCGCGTTCGACGACCTCGACGACATCCCCAGTGTACTGCACGCCGCCAGCGTCGGAGGCGACGATCGAGTGGCCGCGAACGTCCCAGTCCGGCAGCAGCCGCTCCGGAGACCCGGTGACGCAGACGCACGTGTAGTCACGGCTGATCTTGAGTTTCCCTCTGCCCAAGTCGGTCGTGTGGTGCTGTGAGCAAACGGTAAACTAGCTGTCACCGATTCGGATCGTACCGTCATAACGGTGACCCCGATCGGTAGAGATGGGGTTCCGACGGCCGGCGAGTGTTCTGCAGGGCAGCTAGAGGAGCAACGAGACAATCGCGAGGACGACGAAGACGATGACGATCCACTTGGCGATGCGCATACTGAGACCAGCCACACCGCTCGCACCGAGCACGGCGGCGACTTCCGCCAGTACGAGGAAGGCGATCGCGATACCGATGAGGTCGCCCCCGAACTGGAGGGGAGCGAACGCGGTGGTGTCGAATACGGCCTGTGTTCGTGCCACGCGTATCGTCCATGCCACTGGGGGTTAGCAGCCTCGGTACCCGAATAAGGACGGCGTATCATGCCACTCCACCCCTGAGCGGTGCTTCGCGTCGCCGTACCCACTCCGCCACCCGTGCGTCGTCTGTCCTCACCGCACGGCAGAAAGCGCGGCGACACTGCTCGACCGGAGCCGCTCCTGTCGGACCAGGGGCTGGCACTCGCCGGATCACGACGGTTGCCAATTACACGTTATATTACAATAGTACGCCTGTTATATAATGCCGATACCGACCAGTCGCTGATCGAAGGACACCACTACTGCGGTAGGGAGGGTTTCAGATTCCGGCGGGTACCCACTTTCGGTGCTTGCGGAATCAGTCGCCGTCGCGGACGTGGAGTCGTCGATGGAAGAAAACGACGAGTCGGCCACCTGCTTGACGACGCCATCGAGATCCCGTGGATGGGATACCGGATCGGCCTCGACCCGCTCATCGGCATCGCGCCGGTCGCGGGCGACGCCGTCGCAGCCGCCGCGTCGCTGTATATCGTCTTCGAAGGGGTCCGTGTCGGCGTCCCGTTCCGGACGCTGGCAGCGATGCTCTCTTTGTCGCACTGGATTTCCTCGTCGGGTCGGTCCCCGTCCTCGGGTCGATCGTCGACGCGATGCTGAAGGTCAACGATCGAAACGCCACGGCTTTTGACGACTCTGTCTCTCTAGATCACCAGTAACGTCGTCACAACCACCACCGACCAGCAGTGTATTCTCCATCGCCTTCTCGTGAATGGCATCTCGGCGTCCTCCTCGTGAAACACGCCCTCGAACTCGCATCCCGAGAGACCGTCCAGTACACTCTCCTCAATTGTTATCGGTGGAGGCTTGATGCCGTCTCCGCTCTAAGTGTGAGATATGTATACCGATATTCTGATTCCGACAGACGGGAGCCAGGGCGCGAAAG from Halomicrobium sp. LC1Hm includes:
- a CDS encoding b(o/a)3-type cytochrome-c oxidase subunit 1; amino-acid sequence: MAHAHDDPTSENRAQSELTAGNRVAFVDQYPTAARVTRLCFGVSFTALLIGAVLGIVQALHRTNVFRGVISSVDYYTVLTGHGVLLALFFTIFFLSGVFSWGVARSLGRDLLSRRFSLFWFGLQLAGATAVALAIFGGFVGEIPFEADVLYTFYAPLQAHPLFYAGLAAWLVGTWLAGADWIRLYLHWRRDNGGERIPLQTFMVLTTTLMWYIATIGVAVEVLVFLLPLSLGLIDSVDPLLTRTLFWYFGHPVVYFWLMPAYFAWYTILPKLAGGRLFSDPLARVVFVLFLILSTPVGFHHQYADPGIAEGFKFVAMTNTMFLLLPSFLTAFTAVASIEYGARQRGGKGYLRWMTALPWSNPAFAGCALAGLMFAAGGFSGIVNAGMNINSLIHNTLWVPGHFHLTVGTASALTMMAISYWLYPQVTGKRLQFYGLAQIQPYVWFIGMALMSNAMHRAGLAGVPRRTAEPQYQQFSFDAVFGSVPEMRLQIAAGALLLTIGALLFVTVMVGTWLAERGRGRLRVDSHLPEPISGVSDSPRVLDNMKLWVVVAVVLVAIAYGFPIYSMLADGAFNPAVPPVPV
- a CDS encoding helix-turn-helix domain-containing protein, which produces MREFVFTLNYAEGADAVMDVFIDAPEMHATTLICPMTDSEFWRLDRLSGGSESVERAAGLLTSDEYGGFSISDRRCGGDRHSEVLATSAGHATVYTHVVDASSCDSVSLVANRYLPGAVLIEVTRRGSEERWRVLMQTDERVGLLYDTISGKLREEITFRFEHLETVTTPPTDPLASLSLRPEQRRVLELAAEMGYYETPRETTLEAVASRLDEPRSTVSYRLRRAEAELVDAFLSST
- a CDS encoding DUF302 domain-containing protein, which produces MTLPIDPTQIDPDDIGEAQTTLEMDHEDAVEHVREVFTAAGFGVPVEFSPSEMLNEKVDADRDPYYVLGACNPAVADRALDATDNRLGALMPCNVVVWEEAPGRQRVYHVSIMRLARLVGMAPDDDVMADIVADTGEMVDEAFENL
- a CDS encoding class I SAM-dependent methyltransferase, which encodes MGFHTFDAARADKLEDAARRYRALSAEELLWALSLDGDDVIADLGSGTGFYTDDAAVIADTVYAVDVQSEMHDYYREKGVPDNVELVTSGVADLPLATDGLDAAFSTMTYHEFADEAALTEIARVLTDGGRLVVADWAASGSGDAGPPLDERFTASQATDALRDAGFTIEHEAVRPETFLVIATRQ
- a CDS encoding cytochrome C oxidase subunit II, with translation MHVHRFERIWLVGSLLLIALFVATVTYGAVGAGYGMVDAEGGQVDGTNPTASENFREPGVYNGSEDGHYDVYVRTQRFLFVPGTNEPIRVPANSTVTFHVTSSDVLHGFEVVGTNINTMTVPGQKATVTAEFDEPAEYGIVCNEYCGSGHHTMEGSLQVVPPSEFNETSEVQ
- a CDS encoding helix-turn-helix domain-containing protein, which produces MSEGPADEDIFALLDDEYAREILTQTSVEPMSAKALSDRCDASLPTIYRRTERLVECDLLVEQTKVRQNGHHYSVFEACLDRLTVELDEGELSVTIDAGEPEDPADRFTNLWEGI
- a CDS encoding DUF1328 domain-containing protein, which translates into the protein MARTQAVFDTTAFAPLQFGGDLIGIAIAFLVLAEVAAVLGASGVAGLSMRIAKWIVIVFVVLAIVSLLL
- a CDS encoding halocyanin, with translation MRGLEIALATASGGGSGGSRMLLLTTAIGLGVTAGILLLSYRFGWHDRPDTSFESHGDERTDTQRAAGVMYESSVAESETESVDHDAFDPVGTATLLALYFAVVSLTWLFMYFVEFLDNGPTVIG